From the uncultured Trichococcus sp. genome, one window contains:
- a CDS encoding GntR family transcriptional regulator — protein sequence MLKKNNSTPLYNQLVDVLIEHIKTNLDIDEKMLSEREICLKYDVSRTTVRAALNELEEMGYIFKRHGKGTFVSGLWKEMQNLSEAYSFTEQMKQLGKTPHSQVISLEYIVANQDLAKNVGIQEGEHVYKMKRLRSADGMPMMYETTFIPAYLFPDLTISKLESMPLYELYPQVYNQDIKYADEEFYASVLQAKESEQLGLPAGSACLRIRRTTYSQENKIVEYTLSVARGDQFVYKIRHSKK from the coding sequence ATGCTTAAAAAAAATAATTCAACCCCCTTATATAATCAACTAGTGGATGTATTAATCGAGCACATAAAGACTAATTTGGATATTGATGAAAAGATGCTCTCCGAAAGAGAAATTTGCCTTAAATATGATGTCAGTCGCACAACTGTCCGGGCAGCACTAAATGAACTTGAAGAGATGGGTTACATATTCAAGCGCCATGGCAAAGGAACATTCGTTTCAGGATTGTGGAAAGAGATGCAGAATCTATCGGAAGCGTATAGTTTTACGGAACAAATGAAACAACTCGGAAAAACACCGCACTCACAAGTGATCTCCCTGGAGTACATCGTAGCCAATCAGGATCTCGCAAAAAATGTAGGCATTCAGGAAGGTGAGCATGTATACAAAATGAAACGCCTTCGTTCAGCAGATGGGATGCCGATGATGTATGAAACAACCTTTATCCCCGCATATTTATTCCCGGATCTGACAATCAGCAAGCTTGAAAGTATGCCTTTATACGAATTGTATCCACAAGTGTATAATCAGGATATCAAGTACGCAGATGAAGAATTCTATGCCTCAGTGTTACAGGCAAAAGAATCTGAACAACTAGGGTTACCAGCAGGATCGGCCTGCTTGCGAATTCGTCGGACAACCTATAGCCAAGAAAATAAGATAGTCGAGTACACATTGAGTGTGGCACGTGGCGACCAATTCGTCTACAAGATTCGCCATTCTAAAAAATAA
- a CDS encoding GntR family transcriptional regulator, with product MLEKNSSIPLYNQLIDVLIEYIKMNLNDDEKMLSEREICLKYDVSRTTVRAALNELEEMGYIFKRHGKGTFVSGLWKEMQNLSDAYSFTEQMKQMGKVPHTQVVSLEELAANQFVAKHLGVEEGERVYKMKRLRSAEDMKMMYETTFIPAYLFPDLTISKLESMPLYELFPRLYNQDIKYADEEFYASVLQEKESEKLGLPAGSACLRIRRTTYSQENKIIEYTLSVARGDQFVYKIRHSKK from the coding sequence ATGCTGGAAAAAAACAGCTCGATTCCCTTATATAATCAATTAATTGATGTCTTGATCGAGTATATAAAAATGAACTTAAACGATGATGAAAAAATGCTTTCAGAGAGAGAAATTTGCTTGAAATATGATGTTAGCCGTACAACGGTACGTGCAGCATTAAATGAACTTGAAGAAATGGGCTACATATTCAAACGCCATGGCAAAGGTACTTTTGTATCTGGGCTATGGAAGGAGATGCAGAACCTGTCAGATGCCTACAGCTTTACTGAACAAATGAAACAAATGGGAAAAGTGCCGCATACACAAGTGGTGTCACTTGAGGAACTTGCGGCCAATCAATTCGTGGCAAAACATCTGGGGGTAGAGGAGGGCGAACGCGTATACAAAATGAAGCGACTGCGTTCGGCAGAGGATATGAAGATGATGTATGAGACAACCTTTATCCCCGCATATTTATTCCCGGATCTAACAATCAGTAAACTGGAAAGTATGCCTTTATACGAATTATTTCCACGACTTTATAATCAGGATATCAAATATGCGGATGAAGAATTCTACGCTTCCGTCTTACAGGAAAAAGAATCCGAAAAGTTAGGACTACCCGCTGGATCGGCCTGCTTGCGAATTCGTCGGACAACCTATAGCCAAGAAAATAAAATTATCGAGTATACATTGAGTGTGGCGCGCGGTGACCAATTCGTCTACAAGATTCGCCATTCCAAAAAATAA
- a CDS encoding SIS domain-containing protein, translated as MFTFSENHLTSLGAEITTREIKQQPELWQEAFDYYIRESQRITDFLKVITDTHEHVRVIFTGAGTSAYVGDTILPYLKEIGDEGHFEFQTVATTNLVSNPKSYFKAEIPTVLVSFARSGNSPESLASVELGKQLVNDFYQITITCAPDGKLAQHSDGDEKNLLLLMPSRSNDQGFAMTGSFTCMTLTALLTFDPAEPEEKEAIVSQIISMGRNVIAREVDIQAFVDLDFNRVIYLGSGGLAGLAREVQLKILELTAGKVATAFDSSLGFRHGPKSFVDDKSLVFVFVSNDAYTRKYDIDMLTELDGDKVAQTICGISVDGKLKFEGTNFLFEESYGQVPDAYLALPYAMFGQTLSLFTAIKVGNRPDTPSPSGTVNRIVKGVNIYSVADSE; from the coding sequence GTGTTTACATTTTCAGAAAATCATTTAACTTCTCTGGGTGCCGAAATCACGACAAGAGAAATCAAGCAACAACCAGAATTATGGCAAGAAGCATTTGACTACTACATACGAGAGTCTCAACGTATCACAGACTTCCTTAAAGTGATTACGGATACACATGAACATGTGCGTGTCATTTTTACGGGAGCTGGAACATCCGCCTATGTAGGAGATACTATTTTGCCTTACCTGAAAGAAATAGGGGACGAAGGGCATTTCGAGTTTCAAACCGTAGCTACGACGAATCTTGTTTCCAATCCTAAGAGTTATTTCAAAGCAGAAATACCGACCGTATTGGTGTCCTTTGCCCGTAGCGGAAACAGTCCGGAGAGTTTGGCTTCCGTTGAGTTGGGGAAACAACTGGTTAATGATTTCTATCAAATCACCATCACTTGTGCTCCAGATGGAAAGCTTGCGCAACATTCTGACGGAGACGAAAAGAACCTGCTGCTATTGATGCCGAGTCGTTCGAACGATCAAGGTTTTGCAATGACAGGAAGCTTTACTTGTATGACATTAACGGCACTTTTGACGTTCGACCCAGCTGAACCGGAAGAAAAAGAGGCCATCGTTTCCCAGATTATTTCCATGGGACGTAATGTTATCGCCCGTGAAGTGGACATCCAAGCATTCGTAGATTTGGATTTCAATCGTGTCATCTATCTAGGCTCAGGTGGTTTAGCTGGTTTAGCCCGTGAGGTACAATTGAAGATTCTGGAGTTGACAGCGGGAAAAGTGGCAACTGCGTTTGACAGCTCACTAGGTTTTCGACACGGACCAAAATCATTCGTCGATGATAAATCCCTCGTATTCGTGTTTGTATCCAATGATGCCTACACACGCAAATACGACATCGACATGTTGACAGAGCTGGACGGAGATAAAGTTGCTCAAACGATTTGCGGCATTTCTGTCGACGGAAAACTGAAATTTGAAGGAACTAACTTTCTGTTTGAAGAAAGCTATGGGCAGGTGCCTGATGCTTATCTGGCTTTACCATACGCTATGTTTGGGCAAACTTTATCTCTTTTCACTGCAATCAAAGTGGGCAATCGCCCTGACACACCATCTCCATCAGGGACCGTGAACCGCATAGTGAAAGGCGTGAATATCTATAGCGTTGCTGATTCAGAATAA
- the nagA gene encoding N-acetylglucosamine-6-phosphate deacetylase: MKKYVFAETFYFTDGEKGPGYLEITDGKFGSFTTEKPVNSEIIDYSGKQIAPGLVDTHIHGYKGYDVMDNDLEGLNVIAEGILSCGVTSFLPTTLTASTEQLDAVCATIGANIENVKGAKIRGIFLEGPFFCEKYKGAQNPKYMGDPSIEKLAKWQKLAKGHVKKIALAPERAGTLEFIDYATEHNIHTAIAHTEATYEQCKAAVEHGANIFVHTYNGMRGLHHREPGVVGAAITLKNVFDELICDGHHVHPVAAQVVMDGHGRDKTVLVTDCMRGGGLGDSESMLGEFPVLIKDGAARLVSDGSLAGSVLELISAVRNVVSWGLATPAEAIKMASLVPAQSVGIADVCGQIAQGYAADFIVLDSNLELAETYLDGKSVYVKA, translated from the coding sequence ATGAAGAAATATGTTTTTGCGGAAACGTTTTATTTCACAGACGGAGAAAAAGGACCAGGGTACCTCGAGATAACTGATGGTAAATTCGGCTCATTTACAACTGAAAAACCAGTCAATAGCGAAATCATCGACTACAGCGGCAAGCAGATAGCTCCCGGATTGGTTGATACGCACATTCATGGTTATAAAGGATACGATGTGATGGACAACGATTTGGAAGGGTTGAATGTGATTGCCGAGGGGATCCTTTCCTGTGGCGTAACGTCGTTCCTGCCTACGACACTGACTGCTTCAACGGAGCAACTGGACGCTGTATGCGCCACAATAGGCGCGAACATAGAGAATGTAAAAGGGGCGAAAATACGGGGGATATTCCTGGAAGGGCCGTTCTTCTGCGAAAAATATAAAGGCGCTCAAAATCCGAAATACATGGGTGATCCATCAATTGAAAAACTAGCCAAATGGCAAAAATTGGCTAAAGGACATGTGAAAAAAATTGCCTTGGCTCCAGAAAGAGCGGGTACATTGGAATTTATCGATTATGCAACAGAACATAACATCCATACGGCTATTGCCCATACTGAGGCAACGTATGAACAATGCAAAGCAGCGGTTGAACACGGCGCGAACATCTTTGTACACACCTATAATGGAATGCGCGGTCTCCACCACCGTGAACCAGGTGTTGTCGGAGCGGCCATTACGTTGAAGAATGTATTCGATGAACTGATCTGTGATGGACATCATGTGCATCCGGTAGCTGCTCAAGTCGTAATGGATGGTCATGGACGCGATAAAACTGTATTGGTCACGGACTGCATGCGTGGTGGCGGGCTAGGAGACAGCGAATCGATGCTGGGAGAGTTCCCGGTTTTGATTAAAGATGGTGCTGCGCGACTGGTATCCGACGGTAGTTTAGCAGGAAGTGTCCTTGAACTGATTTCGGCGGTTCGCAATGTCGTATCGTGGGGGCTTGCTACACCCGCTGAAGCCATCAAAATGGCAAGCTTGGTTCCGGCCCAAAGCGTGGGCATCGCTGACGTCTGCGGACAAATTGCACAAGGATATGCAGCAGACTTCATTGTATTGGATAGCAATCTGGAACTGGCAGAAACGTATTTAGATGGAAAATCAGTCTATGTGAAAGCATAA
- a CDS encoding PTS sugar transporter subunit IIA, with protein MIGCIVTGHGEFAIGMTQALTMIAGDQEHYEVVPFYEENSLETFEDNIGKSIASLRENTDGVIIFTDLMGGTPFRTAMMQASEYDKVEVITGTNLPMLIEIGLGRIYSEDVEALAVQAVQVGMQGVQHPKLPVVADEKENESELEGI; from the coding sequence ATGATAGGGTGTATCGTTACCGGACACGGGGAATTTGCAATCGGCATGACCCAGGCGTTAACAATGATTGCAGGAGACCAGGAACATTATGAAGTTGTTCCGTTTTATGAGGAAAATTCACTGGAAACATTTGAGGATAATATAGGGAAATCTATAGCTAGTCTTCGTGAGAATACGGATGGTGTCATCATTTTTACTGACTTAATGGGGGGGACGCCATTCCGAACAGCTATGATGCAGGCATCTGAGTACGATAAGGTTGAAGTCATCACCGGAACGAACCTTCCCATGCTGATCGAAATCGGTTTGGGACGCATCTACAGTGAAGACGTGGAGGCGTTGGCCGTGCAAGCCGTACAAGTGGGAATGCAAGGTGTCCAACATCCCAAGCTTCCGGTCGTTGCTGATGAGAAAGAAAATGAGAGCGAACTGGAGGGGATTTAA
- the yajC gene encoding preprotein translocase subunit YajC: MWEIILGSSIVMIIFIILLVIVYYLTSFRGVKKQKEHFSTLHTSLAKGQKVSFSNGIYGIVNAVSKDTVDIQVKSGAVMTVSRYAISEILK; the protein is encoded by the coding sequence ATGTGGGAAATCATCCTAGGTTCATCCATCGTAATGATAATTTTCATTATCTTATTGGTTATTGTCTATTACTTAACGAGTTTTCGCGGTGTGAAGAAACAGAAAGAGCATTTCTCCACTTTGCACACATCACTTGCTAAAGGACAAAAAGTCAGTTTTTCAAACGGTATTTATGGGATTGTCAATGCGGTGAGTAAAGACACAGTGGACATTCAAGTGAAATCTGGGGCTGTTATGACTGTTTCGCGTTATGCCATTTCTGAAATACTGAAATAG
- the agaV gene encoding PTS N-acetylgalactosamine transporter subunit IIB, whose protein sequence is MPNILLTRIDNRLIHGQVATQWNSSLGSNLILVANDKVAADKMRQGLMDMAAPSGVATRYFTLEKTIEIIHKATERQKIFIICENPSDVLKLVEGGVPIKKVNIGNMHMSEGKRQVATSVAVDENDIAAFKKLQERGVELEIRRVPTMAAEDVSKLYS, encoded by the coding sequence ATGCCAAACATATTATTGACAAGAATAGATAATCGACTCATTCACGGACAGGTGGCTACTCAGTGGAATTCATCATTAGGGTCCAACCTGATTCTCGTAGCGAATGATAAAGTTGCAGCAGACAAAATGAGGCAGGGCTTAATGGACATGGCGGCACCATCTGGAGTAGCTACACGGTACTTCACTTTGGAAAAAACCATTGAAATCATTCATAAAGCAACTGAGCGTCAGAAGATTTTTATCATTTGCGAGAATCCTTCGGACGTTTTGAAATTAGTGGAGGGAGGTGTACCTATCAAGAAGGTCAACATCGGTAACATGCATATGTCTGAAGGAAAACGTCAAGTAGCAACATCTGTTGCGGTTGATGAGAACGATATTGCGGCCTTCAAAAAACTGCAGGAGAGGGGCGTTGAACTGGAAATCCGACGTGTACCAACGATGGCAGCTGAAGATGTATCAAAGTTGTACAGTTAA
- a CDS encoding PTS sugar transporter subunit IIC yields the protein MEFDYSIIQIILVFVVTFIAAIDQFSFLESLYQPIVMGPVIGLVLGDVTTGLIVGGTYQLMTIGNMPVGGAQPPNAVIGGIMATILAISLKLEPTVAVATAVPFSLLGQYGVTLIFSAMSPMMSVADKYAHSADDKGIEKLNYLAMTILGLIFGVIVTLFFIGGAAFGDSIVGAIPAWLMGGLSAAGGMMRYVGFAILLKVMVSREMWGFYFMGFALANIVAGIPALSGSALLLIAFIGFGFAFWDYQMQTKFKTANAGVMTDGGEEDGI from the coding sequence ATGGAATTTGATTATAGCATTATTCAAATCATTCTCGTTTTCGTTGTAACATTCATTGCTGCAATTGATCAATTCAGTTTTTTGGAATCACTATACCAACCGATTGTTATGGGGCCGGTCATTGGGTTGGTTTTAGGCGACGTAACCACAGGGTTGATTGTCGGCGGTACCTATCAGCTAATGACCATCGGTAACATGCCGGTTGGGGGAGCTCAACCACCCAATGCCGTTATCGGAGGCATCATGGCGACAATTTTGGCGATTTCGCTGAAACTGGAACCAACCGTTGCCGTAGCGACTGCGGTTCCGTTCTCATTGCTTGGTCAGTATGGCGTAACACTGATCTTTTCAGCGATGTCTCCAATGATGTCAGTGGCTGACAAGTATGCACATAGCGCTGATGATAAAGGGATCGAAAAATTGAATTATCTGGCAATGACAATATTGGGACTTATCTTTGGTGTTATCGTAACGCTATTCTTTATTGGTGGAGCTGCTTTTGGAGATTCCATCGTAGGTGCTATACCTGCTTGGTTAATGGGTGGCTTAAGCGCTGCCGGGGGCATGATGCGTTATGTCGGGTTTGCAATTCTATTGAAAGTTATGGTTTCACGTGAAATGTGGGGATTCTATTTTATGGGATTTGCCTTAGCCAATATTGTAGCTGGTATTCCAGCACTGAGCGGTTCCGCATTGCTGCTGATTGCTTTCATCGGATTTGGTTTCGCATTCTGGGATTACCAAATGCAAACAAAATTCAAGACTGCAAACGCGGGTGTTATGACTGATGGAGGCGAAGAAGATGGCATATAA
- a CDS encoding PTS system mannose/fructose/sorbose family transporter subunit IID gives MAYNIPDTYKNTTPAPQLDKKTLNKMVWRSLFLQASFNYERMQANGWLYGILPGLKKIHTDEDDLSASMSHNLEFFNTHPFLVTFVMGIVLSLEQNKADIPTIRAVRVAAMGPLGGIGDALFWFTLVPITAGITSNMALTGNIAAPFIFLLVFNAAQFGIRFFLMNWSYKLGTDAIGLLTANAKEFTRAASILGIFVVGALTSLYGATKLGVEIPNGTTFDTVAITTVVEANEVDNYADQIYSMDEAGEPVIDAATGDPVLAEGASIRELSNGDMQITYNEFDEVPVTINIQSILDGILPQLIPLALTLMLYFFFVKRNWTPLKGIGLLLILGLLGSGLGIWPSIW, from the coding sequence ATGGCATATAATATTCCGGATACATACAAAAATACAACGCCAGCCCCACAACTGGATAAGAAAACATTAAACAAAATGGTATGGCGCTCGTTGTTCCTGCAAGCTTCCTTCAACTATGAACGGATGCAAGCAAATGGCTGGCTATACGGAATTTTACCCGGTCTGAAAAAGATCCATACAGACGAAGATGATTTATCCGCATCCATGTCGCATAACCTGGAATTCTTCAATACACACCCATTCTTGGTTACTTTTGTAATGGGTATCGTCTTATCATTGGAACAAAACAAAGCGGATATTCCAACCATCCGTGCTGTACGCGTTGCTGCAATGGGGCCTTTAGGCGGTATCGGTGATGCTTTATTCTGGTTCACACTTGTTCCGATCACTGCCGGTATTACTTCAAACATGGCTTTAACCGGTAATATCGCAGCACCATTCATCTTCCTTTTGGTTTTCAATGCAGCACAATTCGGTATCCGGTTCTTCTTGATGAATTGGTCATACAAGCTCGGTACTGATGCTATTGGTCTTCTTACCGCAAATGCAAAAGAATTCACACGTGCTGCCAGCATTTTGGGGATATTCGTTGTCGGTGCTTTGACAAGTCTTTATGGTGCAACAAAATTAGGCGTTGAAATCCCAAATGGGACTACGTTTGATACAGTGGCCATCACTACTGTTGTAGAAGCCAATGAAGTGGATAATTACGCTGACCAAATCTACAGCATGGATGAAGCTGGGGAACCGGTCATCGATGCTGCCACTGGGGATCCTGTCCTAGCGGAGGGCGCAAGCATTCGCGAACTTTCAAACGGTGACATGCAAATCACGTACAACGAATTCGATGAAGTGCCGGTAACGATCAACATCCAAAGCATTTTGGACGGCATTTTACCGCAGTTGATTCCATTGGCATTGACGTTGATGCTCTACTTCTTCTTCGTGAAGAGAAACTGGACACCTTTAAAAGGTATCGGACTATTATTGATACTTGGTTTGTTGGGATCTGGCCTGGGCATTTGGCCTTCTATTTGGTAA
- the lacC gene encoding tagatose-6-phosphate kinase, giving the protein MIVTVTMNPSVDISYPLGKLVINDVNRVENVSKTAGGKGLNVSRVAKQLGSNVLATGIIGGTLGEFIQEQLDKQEIRHDFYQTTKESRNCIAILHEGNQTEILEDGPILSDQEETDFLLHFSGMLMDDQISVISISGSLPRGLSQDCYVKMIELANEKNILVILDTSGEPFRRVLETTNIRPTVIKPNISELSALEDKALDGDWNALKAVLEGQRYRDIEWIIVSMGSEGAFAKHHDKYYHVEVPGITAISPVGSGDATVAGIATALEARSTDEDLLKMAMTTGVLNTLEERTGYINCENYDFYYEKIKITQI; this is encoded by the coding sequence GTGATTGTAACGGTAACGATGAATCCATCTGTGGATATCTCTTATCCACTTGGAAAACTCGTCATAAACGATGTGAATCGTGTTGAGAATGTTTCCAAAACGGCGGGTGGGAAAGGGTTGAATGTCAGCCGTGTCGCAAAACAACTCGGCAGTAACGTATTGGCTACAGGTATTATTGGTGGCACACTCGGGGAGTTTATCCAAGAACAATTGGATAAACAGGAAATACGACATGATTTTTATCAGACGACCAAAGAATCCCGGAATTGTATTGCCATTCTGCATGAGGGCAACCAAACTGAGATTCTGGAAGATGGCCCGATCTTAAGTGACCAAGAAGAGACTGACTTCCTGCTGCATTTTTCCGGCATGCTGATGGATGACCAAATTTCCGTCATTTCTATTTCCGGAAGTCTACCTAGAGGGTTATCGCAGGATTGTTATGTAAAAATGATTGAACTTGCAAATGAAAAAAATATTCTGGTTATCCTGGACACATCCGGGGAACCATTCCGTAGAGTTTTGGAAACCACCAACATCAGACCGACCGTTATCAAGCCAAACATCAGTGAACTTAGCGCACTAGAGGATAAGGCTTTAGACGGGGACTGGAATGCGTTAAAGGCCGTATTGGAAGGCCAACGCTACCGTGATATAGAATGGATTATTGTCTCTATGGGAAGTGAAGGTGCTTTTGCCAAACACCATGATAAGTATTACCATGTTGAGGTTCCTGGGATTACGGCCATCAGTCCAGTAGGTTCGGGGGATGCGACAGTGGCAGGTATTGCGACGGCGCTTGAAGCCAGAAGCACTGATGAAGACTTATTGAAGATGGCTATGACCACCGGTGTATTGAATACGTTGGAAGAGCGGACCGGATACATTAACTGTGAAAACTATGATTTCTATTATGAAAAAATAAAAATAACTCAGATTTAA
- the lacD gene encoding tagatose-bisphosphate aldolase has product MHILTKGKYEYLKKVSDRNNVIAALAIDQRGSLKKMIADNSTTDIGDEGIINFKKLVSQELTKYSSSILLDPEYGLPAAGLRDENAGLLISYEETGYDATEVGRLPDLLGFWSAKRIKEIPADAVKILLYYDIDEDEAINDQKHGFVERVGSECIAEDIPFFLEIVTYDASNIDVNSPEYAKLKPRKVIESMKVFSDPRYAVDVLKMEVPVNMNYVEGFSKGEVVHTREEALAFFKDQSEATELPFIFLSAGVSAELFQKTLEFAKEGESTFNGVLCGRATWKDSVVIFARDGEDAAIEWLQTVGRKNIEDLNAVIEKTATPWTEKITVE; this is encoded by the coding sequence ATGCATATATTAACAAAGGGAAAATACGAATACTTAAAGAAAGTTTCTGACCGAAACAATGTCATTGCGGCATTGGCAATTGACCAAAGAGGGTCACTGAAAAAAATGATTGCTGACAACAGCACAACAGATATTGGAGATGAAGGCATCATCAACTTCAAAAAACTGGTATCTCAAGAATTGACGAAATATTCATCCTCCATCTTATTGGATCCCGAATATGGTCTTCCTGCGGCAGGTTTACGCGACGAAAATGCGGGTCTATTAATTTCATACGAAGAAACAGGTTATGATGCAACCGAAGTAGGCCGTTTGCCTGATTTGTTGGGATTCTGGTCCGCGAAACGCATCAAGGAAATCCCGGCAGATGCCGTCAAAATTTTGCTATATTACGATATCGATGAAGATGAAGCAATAAATGATCAAAAACATGGCTTTGTTGAACGTGTTGGTTCAGAATGTATTGCTGAAGATATTCCTTTCTTTCTTGAAATTGTAACGTATGATGCAAGTAATATCGACGTAAATTCTCCTGAATATGCAAAATTAAAACCACGCAAAGTCATTGAATCTATGAAAGTGTTCTCTGATCCGCGCTATGCCGTGGATGTGTTGAAAATGGAAGTTCCTGTCAACATGAATTATGTTGAAGGATTTTCAAAGGGCGAAGTTGTTCACACACGTGAAGAAGCTTTAGCATTCTTTAAGGATCAGTCAGAAGCCACAGAATTACCATTCATTTTCTTGAGTGCGGGTGTCTCCGCAGAATTATTCCAAAAAACCTTGGAATTCGCAAAAGAAGGCGAGTCGACATTCAATGGGGTACTCTGCGGTCGTGCAACATGGAAAGACTCAGTAGTCATTTTCGCCCGTGATGGCGAGGATGCTGCAATAGAATGGCTACAGACAGTCGGACGCAAAAATATCGAAGACCTGAATGCTGTCATTGAAAAAACCGCAACACCATGGACTGAAAAAATTACAGTAGAATAA
- a CDS encoding response regulator transcription factor encodes MMKIMIIEDDLVIASSLQEELLKWQYSAFYVTDFNDVMNTFTQEAPQLVLIDIKLPYFNGYYWCTEIRKISQVPIIFVSSQSDRMDIVMAIQMGADDFISKPFDLTVALAKIQALLRRTYDFTGNDVYLSYQQVCLKTSELKVQYQDQEVELTKNEMKILEVLFLQKGAFVSREAIMMKLWENDSFIDDNTLAVNINRLRKKLAEINVTSFIVTKKGYGYGLQKDDHDEID; translated from the coding sequence TTGATGAAGATTATGATTATTGAAGATGACTTAGTGATTGCCTCAAGTTTGCAGGAAGAGTTGCTGAAGTGGCAATACAGTGCCTTCTATGTCACCGATTTTAATGACGTAATGAACACATTTACGCAAGAAGCACCCCAATTGGTTTTGATAGACATCAAACTTCCGTACTTTAACGGGTATTATTGGTGTACGGAAATCCGCAAAATTTCCCAAGTGCCGATTATTTTTGTTTCTTCACAGAGCGACCGAATGGATATTGTAATGGCGATACAAATGGGAGCCGATGATTTTATCAGTAAGCCATTTGATTTAACTGTTGCGTTAGCCAAAATACAGGCATTGTTGCGGAGAACCTATGACTTTACCGGCAATGATGTTTATTTGAGTTATCAACAGGTCTGTCTGAAGACAAGTGAATTAAAGGTTCAATACCAAGACCAAGAAGTAGAATTAACTAAAAATGAAATGAAAATTTTAGAAGTACTCTTTCTGCAGAAAGGGGCCTTTGTTTCCCGGGAGGCCATCATGATGAAATTGTGGGAAAATGATTCCTTTATCGATGATAATACATTGGCTGTTAACATTAATCGCTTACGAAAAAAACTCGCAGAAATCAATGTAACGTCCTTTATTGTCACGAAAAAAGGATATGGATACGGACTTCAGAAGGACGATCATGATGAAATCGACTAA